The Achromobacter pestifer genome includes a region encoding these proteins:
- a CDS encoding amino acid ABC transporter ATP-binding protein — translation MNSAANPQEMIRIRGLRKSYGDHEVLRAIDFDVLPSQVVVVIGPSGSGKSTLLRCCNGLEVAQAGTIDICGQTLLDHGKLLPEAALNQLRMQVGMVFQGFNLFPHLSVLDNVTVGPRTLRGMGREQANALAADLLDKVGLSQKMAAMPASLSGGQKQRVAIARALAMQPKVMLFDEPTSALDPELVGEVLQVMKLLAREGMTMMVVTHEMGFARDVADRVAVMDGGVILESGSPDVIFTQPREARTREFLQAVLNAGQGAA, via the coding sequence ATGAACTCGGCGGCGAACCCGCAAGAAATGATCCGTATCCGCGGCCTGCGCAAGTCCTACGGCGACCACGAAGTGCTGCGCGCGATCGACTTCGACGTGCTGCCGTCCCAGGTGGTGGTGGTGATCGGGCCCAGCGGCTCGGGCAAGAGCACCTTGCTGCGCTGCTGCAACGGCCTGGAAGTGGCGCAGGCCGGCACCATCGACATCTGTGGGCAGACCCTGCTGGACCACGGCAAGCTGTTGCCCGAAGCCGCACTCAACCAGCTGCGCATGCAGGTGGGCATGGTGTTCCAGGGCTTCAACCTGTTTCCGCACCTGTCGGTGCTGGACAACGTCACGGTCGGTCCGCGCACGCTGCGCGGCATGGGCCGCGAGCAGGCCAATGCACTGGCGGCGGACTTGCTGGACAAGGTCGGCCTGAGCCAGAAGATGGCGGCCATGCCTGCCAGCCTGTCCGGCGGGCAAAAGCAGCGCGTGGCCATCGCCCGCGCGCTGGCGATGCAGCCCAAGGTCATGCTGTTCGACGAGCCGACCTCGGCGCTGGACCCGGAACTGGTGGGCGAAGTGCTGCAGGTCATGAAGCTGCTGGCCCGCGAAGGCATGACCATGATGGTGGTCACGCACGAAATGGGCTTCGCCCGCGACGTGGCGGACAGGGTGGCGGTGATGGACGGCGGCGTGATCCTGGAATCCGGTTCGCCCGATGTGATCTTCACCCAGCCGCGCGAAGCGCGTACCCGCGAGTTTCTGCAGGCGGTGTTGAACGCGGGGCAGGGGGCTGCATGA
- a CDS encoding amino acid ABC transporter permease: MNLDFSPVFADFGELINGAVVTVEVTAGALLLACVIGLLVGVGRLNPKRYVIYNLCSVYLLLFRGTPLLVQLFIWFFGLPHFGITLPAFACGVLGLGMYSGAYVSEIVRGAIQSVDRGQTEAARSLGMSSGQAMRIIVLPQAVVRMIPPLGNEFIALIKNSALVSLLTIHDLMHEGQKIISVSYRSLETYLVVALIYLILTTATMLVLRQVENRLRAGGMVQ; the protein is encoded by the coding sequence ATGAACCTGGATTTTTCTCCCGTTTTCGCCGACTTCGGCGAGCTGATCAATGGCGCCGTGGTCACCGTCGAGGTGACTGCGGGCGCCTTGCTGCTGGCCTGCGTCATCGGCCTGCTGGTCGGCGTGGGGCGCCTCAACCCGAAGCGCTACGTCATCTATAACCTGTGCAGCGTCTACCTGCTGCTGTTCCGCGGCACGCCCTTGCTGGTGCAGTTGTTCATCTGGTTCTTCGGCCTGCCGCATTTCGGCATCACGCTGCCGGCGTTCGCTTGCGGCGTGCTGGGCCTGGGCATGTACTCCGGCGCCTACGTGTCGGAAATCGTGCGCGGCGCGATCCAGTCGGTGGACCGCGGCCAGACCGAAGCGGCCCGTTCGCTGGGCATGTCCTCCGGCCAGGCCATGCGCATCATTGTGCTGCCGCAGGCGGTGGTGCGCATGATCCCGCCGCTGGGCAACGAGTTCATCGCGCTGATCAAGAACTCGGCGCTGGTGTCGCTCCTGACCATTCACGATCTGATGCATGAAGGGCAGAAGATCATCAGCGTGTCGTACCGCTCGCTGGAAACGTATCTGGTGGTGGCGCTGATCTATCTGATCCTGACCACGGCCACCATGTTGGTGCTGCGCCAGGTTGAAAACCGCCTGCGCGCGGGAGGGATGGTGCAATGA
- a CDS encoding transporter substrate-binding domain-containing protein produces MTTRRTLLTAALTLGLAWSAGPAFAQETIRAVTDATFPPMEFVKDGKRTGFDIELVEALAGAMGKKVEWIDIDFKGLIPALQAGRADIAVSAIYITPERAKVVDFTDPYYAGGLVVMTKKDGPVKTLKDLDGRKVSVQVGTKSVNYLKEHYPAVQRVEVEKNQEMFNLVQIGRAEAAVTGKPAAKLFAQSTPDLTVLNDQITTEDYGIAVPKNKPELTRELNAALQKLKADGSYQAIVNKWFEAPAK; encoded by the coding sequence ATGACCACTCGCCGCACACTGCTGACCGCCGCCCTGACGCTGGGCCTCGCCTGGAGCGCCGGTCCGGCGTTCGCCCAGGAAACCATCCGCGCCGTGACCGACGCGACTTTCCCGCCGATGGAGTTCGTCAAGGACGGCAAGCGCACTGGCTTTGACATCGAACTGGTGGAAGCCCTGGCCGGCGCCATGGGCAAGAAGGTCGAGTGGATCGACATCGACTTCAAGGGCCTGATTCCCGCCCTGCAGGCCGGCCGCGCCGACATCGCCGTGTCCGCCATCTACATCACGCCGGAACGCGCCAAGGTCGTGGACTTCACCGATCCCTACTACGCGGGCGGCCTGGTCGTCATGACCAAGAAGGACGGTCCCGTCAAGACGCTGAAGGACCTGGACGGCCGCAAGGTGTCGGTGCAGGTCGGCACCAAGTCGGTCAACTACCTGAAGGAGCACTACCCGGCGGTGCAGCGCGTGGAAGTCGAGAAGAACCAGGAGATGTTCAACCTGGTGCAGATCGGCCGCGCCGAAGCCGCCGTGACCGGCAAGCCTGCCGCCAAGCTGTTCGCCCAGAGCACGCCGGACCTGACGGTGCTGAACGACCAGATCACCACCGAGGACTACGGCATCGCCGTACCCAAGAACAAGCCCGAGCTGACCCGTGAACTGAACGCCGCGCTGCAGAAGCTCAAGGCCGACGGCAGCTACCAGGCCATCGTCAACAAGTGGTTCGAGGCTCCCGCGAAATGA
- a CDS encoding IclR family transcriptional regulator, with the protein MLKADLSVGAGADRVLYVLATLARHDGPLSIAALAEQTGLAQSTLYRQVALLKRWGFVAEHDGEYGPGPLCVQLAWGFDQSSFLIHEAQPDMAALAAASGETIGLLVAVKDQAVCLDMIESQHPLRCSFTKGRGLPLARGASAKSLLAFMPLARQQAALAYLAAEAGMDAIRLGQELEAIRIQGYAVTDSEVDAGVWGVSVPIFQRANQAVASITLMAPSTRAAQRPEALTEMTVAAARRISAKLQVH; encoded by the coding sequence ATGTTGAAAGCGGATCTATCAGTCGGGGCAGGCGCGGATCGCGTGCTGTACGTGCTGGCCACCCTGGCCAGGCACGACGGCCCCCTCAGCATCGCCGCCTTGGCCGAGCAGACCGGCCTGGCGCAAAGCACCCTGTACCGTCAGGTGGCGCTGCTCAAGCGCTGGGGGTTCGTTGCCGAGCACGATGGCGAATACGGCCCCGGCCCGCTGTGCGTGCAACTGGCCTGGGGCTTTGACCAGTCCTCGTTCCTGATCCATGAAGCGCAGCCCGACATGGCCGCGCTGGCCGCCGCCTCCGGCGAAACCATAGGCCTGCTGGTGGCGGTCAAGGACCAGGCGGTGTGCCTGGACATGATCGAAAGCCAGCATCCGCTGCGCTGTTCCTTCACCAAGGGGCGCGGCCTGCCGCTGGCGCGCGGCGCCTCGGCCAAGTCGCTGCTGGCCTTCATGCCGCTGGCCCGCCAGCAAGCCGCGCTGGCCTATCTGGCGGCCGAAGCCGGCATGGACGCGATTCGTCTCGGGCAGGAGCTCGAAGCCATCCGCATCCAGGGCTACGCCGTTACTGACAGCGAGGTCGACGCCGGCGTTTGGGGCGTCAGCGTTCCCATTTTTCAACGCGCCAACCAGGCCGTGGCCTCGATCACGCTGATGGCGCCATCGACCCGGGCCGCCCAGCGGCCCGAGGCATTGACCGAAATGACCGTGGCCGCGGCCCGGCGCATCTCGGCGAAATTGCAGGTTCATTAA
- a CDS encoding Bug family tripartite tricarboxylate transporter substrate binding protein, translated as MWKALLRSFGLACSFAAVLPSAHAEAVYPAKPIRLVVAFSPGGSADILARLLAERMAENLGKPVIVENKAGASGNIGGDFVARSAPDGYTLLLASAGPTVINPSLYSNMPYEPATDLAPVSLLIKDYNLMVINASIPARNLKEFIAYAKSHPGKLSFGSPGTGTPAHLAGELLNQRAGTELLHVPYKGTGPAITDLLAGHITMMIDNMPPLLPYVQSGKLRALAVASQARAESMPDVPTAKEAGLDGYVVTAWKGLMVPAGTPGPVIERLHVAVTQALASPEMKKRLVELGAEPVGGSPAQFAEQIRNDTAWWAALIKSTGTTLD; from the coding sequence ATGTGGAAAGCACTTTTACGTTCGTTCGGGCTTGCGTGCAGCTTCGCCGCTGTGTTGCCGTCTGCGCATGCCGAGGCCGTCTACCCGGCCAAACCCATCCGTCTGGTGGTGGCGTTTTCGCCGGGCGGCTCAGCGGATATCCTGGCCCGCCTGCTGGCGGAGAGAATGGCCGAGAACCTGGGAAAGCCGGTCATTGTCGAAAACAAGGCTGGGGCCAGCGGCAACATTGGCGGCGACTTTGTCGCACGTTCCGCGCCGGACGGGTACACGTTGTTGCTGGCTTCGGCCGGGCCGACAGTCATCAATCCCAGCCTGTATTCCAACATGCCCTACGAGCCGGCGACGGATCTCGCGCCCGTTTCGCTATTGATCAAGGATTACAACCTGATGGTGATCAATGCTTCGATCCCGGCAAGAAACCTGAAGGAGTTCATTGCCTATGCGAAGTCCCATCCTGGCAAGCTGAGTTTTGGTTCACCCGGAACAGGGACGCCAGCGCATTTGGCGGGTGAACTCCTCAATCAACGGGCAGGAACGGAATTGCTGCATGTTCCCTACAAGGGGACCGGCCCGGCCATTACAGACCTGCTGGCAGGGCACATCACCATGATGATCGACAACATGCCGCCGTTGTTGCCTTATGTGCAGTCGGGAAAACTGCGGGCCTTGGCAGTGGCTAGCCAAGCGCGAGCGGAATCCATGCCGGACGTGCCCACCGCCAAGGAAGCCGGACTGGATGGTTATGTGGTTACCGCATGGAAGGGCTTGATGGTGCCCGCCGGCACGCCCGGGCCCGTAATCGAGCGGCTGCACGTAGCGGTTACGCAGGCGTTGGCGAGTCCGGAAATGAAAAAGCGCTTGGTGGAGCTTGGCGCGGAGCCCGTCGGAGGTAGCCCTGCCCAATTCGCAGAGCAGATTCGCAACGATACGGCGTGGTGGGCGGCGCTGATCAAGTCGACGGGCACAACGCTGGATTAG
- a CDS encoding arylsulfatase has translation MEKTEDEFKGEIGRTYRDSTPSWPEQVRVPKDAPNIVFIVLDDVGFADLGCYGSEIATPRMDRLAAKGAHYSNFHVTSMCSPTRACLLTGRNSHAAGVGIIAEWSSGYPGYAGQVGKNAATVPEVLGLHGYSSYAVGKWHLTNIADYGAAGPHDNWPIGKGFNRWYGFHGALTDQWNPELCQDNRPIQLEKTDDYHLSTDLVDHAITDIKDHVSSAQGRPFFLYLAFGACHWPHHVPQEYIERHQGKYDCGWDVIRAQRHKKQLELGVVPPGTALAPLNPGVRPWTEFPADERTLLARLQETYAGFLEHTDDQVGRLVDHLEAIGQLDNTLIVLLSDNGASPEGGPTGAINLRKHMVYETESPQVGIAHLDKIGSELAYNHYPTGWAQVSNTPLKWYKKNVHGGGVRAPLIIHWPGHIADPGVLRHQYHHVIDIAPTLYEIMNIEAPGQYKGVPQLPVHGIGMNYTLADVQAPTQKDSQIFELLGDRAIWHQGWKAVSRHPKGRDFDLDQWELYHLSEDFSEASDLAKQHPEKLEELVALWWEQAGRYGVLPLDDRDWERAAERLKMNQTLHYEFHSNMARVDRMQSPDITDRSYAIEARFTVGEEPPRGVLLAWGSHFGGFVIYLKNGRLCYEYVYSESLTHRIESPYQPPPGNAIVELHFTRTGKNAGRAVLLADGNEVGEVEIPKTWPTHGTTAGLNCGQDAGAPVSFSYQKPFRFNASGLKVTVSLATDSESEAGAAYAAALKEQ, from the coding sequence ATGGAAAAAACCGAAGATGAATTCAAAGGCGAAATAGGCCGCACGTATCGAGACTCGACGCCATCGTGGCCGGAGCAGGTTCGCGTTCCCAAGGACGCGCCCAATATCGTATTTATCGTGCTCGACGATGTGGGTTTTGCCGACCTGGGATGCTATGGGTCGGAGATTGCGACGCCGCGCATGGACCGGCTGGCGGCGAAGGGCGCGCACTATTCGAACTTTCACGTGACTTCCATGTGCTCACCGACACGGGCCTGCCTGTTGACGGGCCGCAACTCGCATGCGGCAGGGGTGGGCATCATTGCTGAATGGTCCAGCGGCTATCCAGGGTACGCGGGCCAAGTCGGGAAAAATGCGGCCACCGTGCCCGAAGTTCTGGGCTTGCATGGCTATTCCAGTTACGCCGTCGGGAAATGGCATTTGACCAATATCGCCGACTACGGCGCGGCGGGCCCGCACGACAACTGGCCCATAGGCAAGGGCTTCAACCGCTGGTACGGGTTTCACGGCGCGCTGACGGATCAATGGAATCCTGAGCTATGCCAGGACAACCGTCCCATCCAGCTCGAGAAGACGGACGACTATCACCTGAGCACGGATCTCGTTGACCATGCAATCACCGACATCAAGGATCACGTCAGTTCTGCCCAGGGACGGCCGTTCTTCCTGTACTTGGCGTTCGGCGCTTGCCATTGGCCTCATCACGTGCCCCAGGAGTACATCGAGCGCCACCAGGGCAAATATGACTGCGGTTGGGACGTCATTCGCGCCCAACGACACAAGAAGCAATTGGAATTGGGCGTCGTGCCGCCCGGAACGGCGCTTGCGCCGCTGAATCCAGGGGTCCGTCCATGGACAGAATTTCCGGCGGACGAGCGCACGCTATTGGCGCGCCTTCAGGAAACCTATGCGGGTTTCCTGGAGCACACGGACGATCAGGTAGGCAGGCTCGTCGATCACCTGGAAGCCATCGGCCAACTGGACAATACGCTGATCGTATTGCTGTCCGACAACGGCGCAAGCCCCGAGGGCGGCCCGACTGGGGCGATCAACTTGCGTAAGCATATGGTTTACGAGACGGAATCGCCGCAGGTCGGCATCGCGCACCTGGACAAGATCGGCAGCGAGCTGGCGTACAACCATTACCCCACCGGCTGGGCGCAAGTCTCCAATACTCCCCTGAAGTGGTACAAAAAAAACGTGCACGGAGGCGGGGTCCGCGCGCCGTTGATCATCCATTGGCCGGGACATATCGCCGATCCTGGGGTATTGAGACATCAATATCATCACGTCATCGACATTGCGCCGACGCTATACGAAATCATGAACATCGAGGCGCCCGGGCAATACAAGGGCGTGCCGCAATTGCCGGTGCATGGCATCGGCATGAATTACACGCTCGCCGACGTCCAGGCGCCGACGCAGAAGGACTCCCAGATTTTCGAGCTACTGGGAGATCGCGCCATCTGGCATCAAGGTTGGAAGGCGGTTTCACGGCACCCGAAGGGGCGTGACTTCGACCTGGACCAATGGGAGCTTTACCACCTGTCCGAGGATTTCTCCGAGGCTTCAGATCTGGCCAAACAGCATCCGGAGAAGCTTGAGGAACTCGTGGCCCTCTGGTGGGAGCAGGCGGGACGGTATGGCGTCCTGCCTTTGGATGACAGGGATTGGGAGCGGGCGGCCGAGCGGCTCAAGATGAACCAGACGCTGCACTATGAATTCCATAGCAATATGGCCCGGGTGGACAGAATGCAATCCCCCGACATCACGGACCGCAGCTATGCCATTGAGGCGAGATTCACCGTCGGCGAAGAGCCGCCGCGAGGCGTGCTGTTGGCCTGGGGCAGCCATTTCGGCGGCTTCGTGATTTACCTGAAGAACGGACGGCTTTGTTATGAGTACGTGTACTCCGAGTCGCTGACGCATCGTATCGAGAGCCCGTACCAGCCTCCGCCCGGCAATGCCATTGTCGAACTCCATTTCACACGGACGGGAAAGAACGCCGGGCGAGCAGTATTGCTGGCGGATGGCAATGAAGTCGGCGAAGTCGAGATACCCAAGACCTGGCCCACGCACGGCACGACCGCAGGGCTGAACTGCGGACAGGATGCCGGCGCGCCCGTGAGTTTCTCCTATCAGAAGCCGTTCCGGTTCAACGCGAGCGGATTGAAAGTGACGGTGAGCCTTGCGACGGACAGTGAAAGCGAGGCGGGGGCGGCGTACGCCGCCGCTCTGAAAGAACAATAA
- the hisD gene encoding histidinol dehydrogenase, protein MVRFLKQGRTEEQSESDAAQVQSTVSGILADIGKRGDEALLEYSRKFDQWAPESFRLTDVQIQDCMAQLSAGQLDDIRFAQKQIRNFAQLQKESMRDVEVETLPGVILGHKNLPVESVACYVPGGKFPLVASAHMGVVTAKVAGVPRVVASSPVVNGKPSAAVVAAMHLAGADEIYTLGGVQAIGAFAIGTASIRPTTMVIGPGNAYVAEAKRQLFGRIGIDLLAGPTETLVIADDSVDAELCATDLLGQAEHGYNTPAILITNSETLARETMQEIERLLKILPTANTAGVSWRDYGQVIVCDSYEEMVEQADLIASEHVQVMTRDPDYFLNNMRNYGALFLGARTNVAYGDKVIGTNHTLPTGKAARYTGGLWVGKFIKTCTYQKVLTDEASALVGRYCSRLCGIEGMVGHGEQANIRIRRYGNTDVPYAGVAA, encoded by the coding sequence ATGGTTCGGTTTCTGAAGCAAGGGCGTACGGAAGAGCAATCGGAGTCCGATGCGGCGCAGGTGCAAAGCACGGTCAGCGGCATTCTTGCCGATATCGGGAAGCGAGGGGACGAGGCGCTCCTCGAGTACTCCCGGAAGTTCGACCAATGGGCGCCCGAATCTTTCAGGCTCACGGATGTTCAGATTCAAGACTGTATGGCGCAATTAAGCGCGGGGCAGCTCGACGACATCCGCTTTGCGCAAAAGCAGATACGCAATTTTGCCCAGCTCCAGAAGGAATCCATGCGCGATGTCGAGGTCGAGACCCTCCCAGGGGTCATTCTCGGGCATAAGAATCTTCCGGTGGAAAGCGTGGCCTGCTATGTGCCGGGGGGGAAATTCCCGCTGGTTGCGTCGGCGCATATGGGCGTGGTCACGGCAAAGGTTGCGGGTGTGCCGCGCGTGGTCGCTTCGTCGCCCGTGGTGAACGGCAAGCCGTCGGCTGCCGTGGTCGCGGCAATGCACTTGGCCGGGGCGGACGAGATCTATACCCTGGGTGGCGTGCAGGCCATTGGCGCCTTCGCCATCGGCACGGCAAGCATTCGTCCGACGACCATGGTCATTGGCCCCGGCAACGCTTACGTGGCCGAGGCAAAACGACAGCTATTCGGCCGGATCGGGATCGACCTGCTGGCAGGGCCGACGGAAACCTTGGTCATCGCTGACGATTCGGTCGATGCCGAGCTGTGCGCTACCGACCTGCTTGGCCAGGCTGAACACGGCTACAACACGCCCGCGATCCTGATCACCAACTCGGAAACGTTGGCTCGCGAGACCATGCAGGAAATCGAACGCCTGCTGAAGATCTTGCCCACCGCGAACACGGCTGGCGTCTCATGGCGCGACTACGGCCAGGTAATCGTGTGCGACAGCTACGAGGAGATGGTGGAGCAGGCCGACCTTATCGCCAGCGAGCATGTCCAGGTCATGACGCGAGATCCCGACTACTTCTTGAACAATATGCGGAACTACGGCGCGCTATTCCTTGGGGCGCGTACCAACGTCGCATACGGCGACAAGGTCATAGGCACGAATCACACCCTGCCTACGGGCAAGGCTGCGCGCTACACCGGGGGCTTGTGGGTGGGAAAGTTCATCAAGACCTGCACCTATCAGAAGGTCTTGACGGATGAAGCTTCCGCCCTGGTCGGCCGCTATTGCTCCAGGCTGTGCGGCATCGAAGGCATGGTAGGCCACGGCGAGCAGGCGAACATCCGCATCCGCCGATATGGCAACACCGATGTGCCTTATGCCGGGGTTGCCGCCTGA
- a CDS encoding LacI family DNA-binding transcriptional regulator, translating to MHDDDESAPQKKKLKDVADRAGVAVSTVSRALSGHPAISAATRDAVQEAAAQLGYRLPMQGRKLRKAATKVIGVVVEALHNPFITSLIAHLHDAFDEAGYHMILIIDSMSESNCLQKLRPLVDGYLDGLVLATATLDSPIVTELKRRAIPLVLVIRSVDNSNVDTVEIDNVHAGAEAARHLFELGHRRIGLVMGQRNTSTSRDRSEGALIWLESQGIRRQDIPLIFGMYTMESGYSSAMTLLSGPQPVSAIIAGNDTMALGVLEAAKRKGIAVPQQLSVLGFDDMPLAGTHVMSLTTIRQPVETMARTAARRLLDRINGPIPTTVSRDVLPIHLIQRETTAACLSAPVGSQSQRTHSQTR from the coding sequence ATGCATGACGACGACGAGTCGGCTCCCCAGAAGAAAAAGTTGAAGGACGTTGCAGATCGCGCGGGAGTCGCCGTGTCCACCGTCTCGCGGGCACTATCCGGCCACCCTGCAATCAGCGCCGCCACGCGCGATGCCGTTCAGGAGGCGGCGGCACAATTGGGATATCGCTTGCCCATGCAGGGCAGAAAGCTGCGCAAGGCCGCGACGAAAGTCATCGGAGTCGTGGTGGAAGCGCTGCACAACCCATTCATCACGTCCTTGATCGCTCATTTGCATGATGCGTTCGACGAAGCCGGCTACCACATGATTCTCATCATCGATTCGATGAGCGAGTCGAACTGCCTGCAAAAGCTGCGTCCGCTTGTCGATGGCTATCTGGATGGGCTAGTGCTGGCAACCGCGACGCTGGATTCTCCTATCGTCACGGAACTGAAACGCCGAGCCATTCCTCTCGTTCTTGTCATCCGCTCAGTCGACAACTCGAACGTCGATACCGTGGAAATCGACAACGTTCATGCAGGGGCCGAAGCGGCACGTCATCTTTTTGAGCTGGGCCATAGACGGATCGGGCTGGTCATGGGCCAACGCAATACTTCAACCAGTCGCGACAGATCGGAAGGCGCCTTGATCTGGCTGGAAAGCCAGGGAATTCGTCGCCAGGACATCCCGCTGATTTTTGGCATGTACACCATGGAAAGCGGCTATTCGAGCGCCATGACCCTGCTGTCTGGACCGCAGCCCGTTTCCGCGATCATTGCAGGCAATGACACCATGGCGCTGGGCGTGCTTGAAGCGGCCAAGCGCAAGGGAATCGCAGTGCCGCAGCAGCTGTCAGTCTTGGGATTCGACGATATGCCCCTGGCGGGCACGCACGTGATGTCCCTCACGACAATCCGGCAACCGGTTGAAACGATGGCTCGCACCGCCGCTCGACGGCTGCTGGATCGCATCAATGGACCAATACCCACGACGGTATCGCGGGATGTGCTGCCTATCCACCTGATCCAGCGTGAAACAACGGCGGCCTGCCTCAGCGCGCCGGTTGGTTCTCAAAGTCAAAGGACTCACTCGCAAACTCGGTGA
- a CDS encoding amidase, whose amino-acid sequence MRTSDTSVSPASVARRPAPGAIATLTATQGLAALEQGRLTCEAWARACLDRIEERNGGVKAWVRVDAEGALARAREWDRHGRRRALDGVPLGIKDTIDTAAMPTELGDPEIFPGRQPEADAPVVTQAQALGFNVLGKNTVSRHAIMLPGPARNPHDLTRTPAASSAGSAAAVADFMAPLSIGTQTAGSILRPSAFCGAVGFKPTLDAIPYVAIRRYSRVLDVIGPISRSVDDAALFMRAFTGDPRFDPASTLRSDFRLGVWRPKDWADTEPCMRESFEANLRTLAAAGVTVTELAMPPAFDTMGEAQDVIMAYDLAREYAALKRDHAALCDPGLIEYLTMGEGLSAADYAAALDAADACRRDFYDAAREVDAVAMPSTLGEAPPASSTGSSAFIRIWSLLHNPSITLPVARGPNGLPLGFQMVGFVKEDARLLYWARCAERILGSTAHQV is encoded by the coding sequence TTGCGTACTTCCGACACGAGTGTTTCCCCGGCGTCCGTTGCGCGCCGCCCGGCGCCCGGCGCCATCGCCACTTTGACCGCCACCCAGGGCCTGGCCGCGCTGGAGCAGGGCAGGCTGACCTGCGAGGCCTGGGCGCGCGCCTGCCTGGACCGCATCGAGGAACGCAACGGCGGCGTCAAGGCCTGGGTGCGAGTGGACGCCGAGGGCGCGCTGGCCCGCGCCCGGGAATGGGACCGCCATGGCCGGCGGCGCGCGCTGGACGGCGTGCCGCTGGGCATCAAGGACACCATCGACACGGCGGCCATGCCCACCGAGTTGGGCGATCCCGAGATCTTCCCCGGCCGCCAGCCCGAGGCGGACGCGCCCGTGGTGACGCAGGCGCAGGCACTGGGCTTTAACGTGCTGGGCAAGAACACCGTGTCGCGCCATGCCATCATGCTGCCGGGGCCCGCGCGCAACCCGCATGACCTGACCCGCACGCCGGCCGCGTCCTCGGCCGGCTCGGCGGCGGCCGTCGCCGACTTCATGGCGCCACTGTCCATCGGCACGCAGACGGCGGGCTCCATCCTGCGGCCGTCGGCGTTCTGCGGCGCGGTGGGCTTCAAGCCCACGCTGGACGCCATTCCCTACGTGGCGATCCGGCGCTATTCGCGGGTATTGGACGTGATCGGTCCGATCTCGCGCTCGGTCGACGATGCGGCGCTGTTCATGCGCGCGTTCACCGGCGACCCGCGCTTCGATCCGGCCTCGACGCTGCGCAGCGATTTCCGCCTGGGCGTATGGCGGCCGAAGGACTGGGCCGACACCGAGCCCTGCATGCGCGAGAGCTTCGAGGCCAATCTGCGCACGCTGGCTGCCGCAGGCGTGACAGTCACCGAGCTGGCCATGCCGCCGGCCTTCGACACCATGGGCGAGGCGCAGGACGTGATCATGGCCTACGACCTGGCGCGCGAGTACGCCGCGCTCAAGCGCGACCATGCGGCGCTGTGCGATCCCGGGCTGATCGAGTACCTGACCATGGGCGAGGGGCTATCCGCGGCCGACTACGCCGCCGCGCTGGACGCCGCCGACGCCTGCCGCCGCGATTTCTACGATGCCGCGCGCGAGGTCGACGCGGTCGCCATGCCGTCCACGCTGGGCGAGGCGCCGCCGGCCAGCTCCACCGGCAGCTCGGCCTTCATCCGCATCTGGTCCCTGCTGCACAACCCGTCCATCACCTTGCCCGTCGCGCGCGGCCCCAACGGCCTGCCGCTGGGCTTCCAGATGGTCGGCTTCGTGAAGGAAGATGCGCGGCTGCTGTACTGGGCGCGCTGCGCCGAGCGCATTCTGGGGTCGACCGCCCACCAGGTTTGA
- a CDS encoding ABC transporter ATP-binding protein: MSQLVMQGLSGGYGEVDIVSGIDMHVAPREIVTIAGTNGAGKSTLVKAVMGLLPRIAGAMAFDGRDLLTLPVEERVRIGISYVPQVRNVFGALTVLENLQVVEHVQAREKRIRDMFDLFPALAGRRKTHAENLSGGERQQLAFARALMSSPRLMVLDEPSAALSPALTEQVFAEVRRLPQIGVGVLMVEQRARQALAFSDRGYILDSGRIVLTDTGQALLANQHMSDLYIGRGGHAQPSGA, from the coding sequence ATGAGCCAGCTCGTCATGCAAGGCCTGTCCGGCGGCTACGGCGAGGTCGATATCGTGTCCGGCATCGACATGCACGTGGCGCCGCGCGAGATCGTCACCATCGCCGGCACCAACGGCGCGGGCAAGTCCACGCTGGTCAAGGCGGTGATGGGCCTGCTGCCGCGCATCGCCGGCGCCATGGCCTTCGATGGCCGCGACCTGCTCACGCTGCCGGTCGAGGAGCGCGTGCGCATCGGCATTTCCTATGTGCCGCAGGTGCGCAATGTGTTCGGCGCGCTGACCGTGCTGGAGAACCTGCAGGTGGTTGAACACGTGCAGGCGCGCGAAAAGCGCATCCGCGACATGTTCGACTTGTTTCCCGCCCTGGCCGGGCGGCGCAAGACCCACGCCGAGAACCTGTCCGGCGGCGAGCGCCAGCAACTGGCCTTCGCCCGCGCGCTGATGTCCTCGCCGCGGCTGATGGTGCTGGATGAACCGTCGGCCGCCTTGTCGCCGGCGCTGACCGAGCAAGTGTTTGCCGAAGTGCGGCGCCTGCCGCAGATCGGCGTGGGCGTGCTGATGGTGGAGCAGCGCGCGCGCCAGGCGCTGGCGTTCAGCGACCGCGGCTACATCCTGGATTCCGGCCGCATCGTGCTGACCGACACGGGGCAGGCGTTGCTGGCCAACCAGCATATGAGCGATTTGTATATAGGGCGGGGCGGCCATGCCCAGCCGTCAGGCGCCTAG